A section of the Lampris incognitus isolate fLamInc1 chromosome 8, fLamInc1.hap2, whole genome shotgun sequence genome encodes:
- the LOC130117091 gene encoding RNA-binding protein Nova-1-like produces the protein MMMAGGAADHNGVFSSPDLRNPQQQPHMESDPTDSRKRPLETPAEEAGCTKRTNTGEEGEYFLKVLIPSYAAGSIIGKGGQTIVQLQKETGATIKLSKSKDFYPGTTERVCLIQGTVEALNGVHNFIAEKVREMPQSAQKTEPVSILQPQTTVNPDRVKQAKLIVPNSTAGLIIGKGGATVKAVMEQSGAWVQLSQKPEGINLQERVVTISGEPEQNRKAVEIIVQKIQEDPQSSSCLNISYSNISGPVANSNPTGSPYANSAEVLPNAAAAAATASSLLGQAGLTGMGAFPAAMSSFSGNDLLAITSALNTLASYGYNTNTLGLGLNPAAASGVLAAVAASANPAAAAAANLLASYANDASSSAGHPAAGLGGFSLGSLAAATGASNGYLNASSPLMASSLLATEKLADGAKDVVEIAVPENLVGAILGKGGKTLVEYQELTGARIQISKKGEFIPGTRNRKVTITGSPAATQAAQYLISQRITYEQGVRATNPQKVG, from the exons ATGATGATGGCCGGCGGAGCGGCGGATCATAACGGGGTCTTCTCAAGCCCCGACCTGCGCAACCCGCAGCAGCAGCCCCACATGGAGTCGGATCCCACCGACTCCCGCAAGCGACCGCTGGAAACCCCGGCCGAGGAGGCCGGCTGTACCAAGCGCACCAACACGGGAG AGGAGGGTGAGTACTTCCTGAAGGTGCTGATCCCCAGCTATGCAGCCGGCTCTATAATTGGCAAGGGCGGGCAGACCATCGTACAACTGCAGAAAGAGACGGGTGCCACCATCAAGCTGTCCAAATCCAAAGATTTCTACCCAG GAACAACAGAACGTGTGTGCTTGATACAAGGCACAGTCGAGGCACTCAATGGCGTCCACAACTTCATTGCAGAGAAAGTCCGCGAGATGCCCCAGAGCGCTCAGAAAACTGAACCCGTCAGCATATTGCAACCACAGACCACCGTCAACCCTGACCGCGTCAAACAG GCTAAACTGATAGTACCCAATAGCACTGCTGGTCTTATCATTGGCAAAGGTGGCGCCACTGTAAAAGCAGTGATGGAGCAGTCGGGGGCTTGGGTGCAGCTCTCCCAGAAGCCAGAGGGCATCAACCTGCAGGAGCGTGTGGTTACCATCAGTGGAGAGCCTGAGCAGAACCGCAAGGCCGTGGAAATCATAGTGCAGAAGATCCAGGAGGACCCCCAGAGTAGCAGCTGCCTCAACATCAGCTATTCCAACATCTCCGGCCCAGTCGCCAACTCCAACCCCACCGGTTCCCCCTACGCTAACTCCGCTGAGGTGCTGCCCAATGCAGCCGCTGCAGCTGCCACTGCCTCCAGCCTCCTAGGTCAAGCCGGCCTGACAGGAATGGGCGCCTTCCCAGCCGCCATGTCCAGCTTTTCTGGCAATGATCTGCTGGCCATCACCTCAGCCCTCAACACACTGGCCAGCTACGGCTACAACACTAACACCTTGGGCCTGGGCCTCAACCCTGCAGCCGCATCTGGAGTCCTCGCTGCTGTGGCGGCCAGCGCTAATCCAGCTGCGGCAGCGGCGGCTAACCTCCTGGCGTCCTACGCAAACGACGCCTCCAGCAGTGCCGGCCACCCTGCGGCAGGCCTGGGTGGGTTCTCCCTAGGTTCTTTAGCTGCTGCCACAGGGGCTTCCAACGGTTACCTAAATGCTTCATCCCCATTGATGGCGTCCTCGCTACTGGCGACAGAGAAGCTAGCTGATGGCGCCAAGGACGTGGTTGAGATTGCCGTGCCCGAGAATTTGGTGGGAGCCATTTTGGGGAAAGGAGGGAAAACGCTGGTAGAGTACCAGGAGCTAACGGGCGCCCGCATCCAGATCTCCAAAAAGGGCGAATTCATTCCTGGTACGCGGAACCGTAAAGTTACCATAACAGGGTCGCCAGCCGCTACACAAGCAGCGCAGTATCTGATCAGCCAGCGGATCACATATGAGCAAGGCGTGCGCGCTACTAACCCACAAAAGGTTGGCTAA